One Phoenix dactylifera cultivar Barhee BC4 unplaced genomic scaffold, palm_55x_up_171113_PBpolish2nd_filt_p 001528F, whole genome shotgun sequence DNA segment encodes these proteins:
- the LOC103697314 gene encoding protein IQ-DOMAIN 14, whose product MSHMDACLLVLCSFFCANGSQLLPVKCFGGSMEKAGKWLKSFLTGKREDKKKGNNLASPLPTEARSAPIPVPKPKEKKRWSFRRPAAAGKGLRSPDPTVSAPANALPEAENDQQRHAMAVAVAAAAAADAAMAAAQAAADVMRLTSAATGKTSSNIEEAAAIKIQAAFRSYLARKALCALKGLVKLQALVRGHLVRKQATATLRCMQALVTAQARARAQRIRMAEEYKVISQRQSIYRRSPQHPRSRHSYEMDRGADENVKIVEMDLGESRGTTKSRNSYSITRTEAKDHGISAYYGNGHPPFRAEQYQQFSPAPSAITDMSPRVYSGHFEEFSFTTAQSSPQYLSALSVPDATQASFDYPFYPNYMANTESSRAKTRSQSAPRQRTDSYERQTSRRRPSVEGRNIPRGVRMQRSSSHVGLTANGYQYPWSIKLDRSSMSLKDSECGSTSTVLTNTNYCTSLVGFEVHNNKS is encoded by the exons ATGAGCCATATGGATGCTTGCCTCCTTGTCTTGTGTAGCTTTTTCTGTGCAAATGGCTCCCAACTCCTTCCTGTAAAATGCTTTGGAGGATCAATGGAGAAGGCAGGAAAATGGCTTAAAAGCTTCTTGACAGGAAAGAGGGAGGACAAGAAGAAAGGTAATAACTTAGCATCTCCACTGCCGACAGAGGCCCGATCAGCTCCAATCCCAGTGCCCAAaccaaaggagaagaagagatggAGCTTCCGGAGACCAGCAGCAGCGGGGAAGGGTTTAAGATCTCCAGACCCAACTGTAAGTGCACCTGCTAATGCACTGCCAGAGGCTGAGAATGATCAGCAGAGGCACGCAATGGCTGTAGCAGTGGCAGCGGCTGCAGCAGCAGATGCTGCTATGGCTGCTGCCCAGGCTGCAGCAGATGTGATGCGTTTAACCTCCGCTGCCACCGGTAAAACATCCAGCAACATTGAGGAGGCTGCTGCAATCAAGATTCAGGCTGCCTTTAGATCTTATCTG GCAAGGAAAGCTTTATGTGCGCTGAAAGGTCTAGTGAAACTGCAAGCATTGGTGAGAGGCCATCTGGTAAGGAAGCAAGCTACAGCTACCCTCCGCTGCATGCAGGCTCTGGTGACCGCTCAAGCCCGAGCACGTGCCCAGAGGATTCGAATGGCTGAAGAGTACAAAGTCATCTCACAACGGCAGTCCATATACAGGAGATCACCACAGCATCCCAGATCCCGACATTCATAT GAGATGGATAGAGGTGCAGATGAGAATGTTAAAATTGTGGAAATGGATCTCGGCGAGTCAAGGGGCACTACAAAGAGCAGAAACAGTTATTCCATCACACGAACTGAAGCAAAAGATCATGGGATCTCTGCATATTATGGCAATGGTCATCCACCTTTCAGGGCAGAACAATACCAACAGTTCTCACCTGCTCCATCAGCTATAACTGATATGAGCCCGAGGGTTTACAGTGGACATTTTGAGGAGTTCTCATTCACCACAGCACAAAGCAGCCCCCAGTACTTATCAGCTTTGTCTGTACCTGATGCAACGCAAGCTTCTTTCGACTACCCCTTTTACCCAAATTACATGGCCAACACAGAATCTTCAAGGGCAAAGACACGGTCACAGAGTGCACCAAGGCAACGAACTGATTCATATGAAAGGCAAACAAGCAGGCGGAGGCCATCAGTGGAAGGAAGAAACATTCCAAGAGGTGTTAGGATGCAACGATCTTCTTCCCATGTGGGTTTGACAGCAAATGGATATCAGTATCCATGGTCAATCAAGCTCGACAGGTCCAGCATGTCCCTCAAAGACAGTGAATGTGGTTCAACAAGCACCGTGCTCACCAATACCAACTATTGCACATCTTTGGTGGGATTTGAG GTTCACAACAATAAGTCCTGA